AGCGCTTCTCGGGGTGGCCGGCTTCCTGGTGCTGCGTTCCACCCTCGCCCGGGCCGCCGTCACGGGCCTGAGTTACTTCCCGGCCGTGGTCACCCCGACCGGTTGGGGATACTCCGCCGCCGTCGTGGGCGTGCCGGTCTGCGCGGCCCTAGGCGCCGTGTGGTCGCTGCGCCGGGTGCGGATCGACCCGCTGGGCGTCACTCGGCGCGGGACGCCGCGGCCGCCGCGGATCTGGGGCCCGATCCTGCTGCTGCTCGGCCTGGCCGTCTTCATCGCCGTGCCGGGGAACAGCAACACCTTCCCGCTCACCTTCCTCGGGATGGCGCTGATGATGGTGGGGCTGGTGGTCGGCGGCTCCTGGCTGACGGTCCGGCTCGGCGCCCTGGTCGCCCGGACCACCTCCGGTCCCTCGACCCTGCTGGCCACCCGGCGGCTGTCCGACGATCCGCGTGCAGCGGCCCGAGCCGTGAGCGGACTGGTCCTGGCGGTGTTCCTGGGCACCGCGATCGCGGCGATCGTGCCGCCCCTGATCTCCACCCAGAACCACGTCGGCGGCGGCACACTGAGCGGCGTGCTGCGCGCCGGGTTCTCCTCGCAGTCCACGCCGGGCCTCTCTCCGCAGGCCGGCAGTGAGCTGCTGGCAGAGCTCGGCGGCTACCCGGGGGCCAAGGTCCTGCCGCTCTACGTGGTGCCCCGGGCGGACGCCCGGTCGCTGCCGCCGGGGGTCAAGCTCCCGCCGGGGGCGACAATCACCGGCGGCTCCGGCGTGGCGTGCGGCGGCGGGGGCGGATGCGCCACCTCGCTGTCCGCGCTCAGCTGCGCGCAACTGTCCGCACTGCCGGCCCTGGGCAGCTGTCCCGTCGGCGCCGTCGACGTCGAGGGCGATTTCGCCAAGGTGCTCCTCGAAGACAACATGCTGAGTATCTCGCAGGACCTGCCGGTGGTGACCGCGCACAGCACCAGCGGAACCTACCCGCTCTCCACTCTCAGACTCGGCACAGTCCTGGTGCAGACCACCGATCCGGCCACGATGGAGCGGGTACGTACTCTGCTGACGCCCTACAGCCGGCAGGTCGGCGCGTCCACGCCGGTGACCTTCGGCGAGGTGGCCGGATCTCGCGCGGTGCTCTACAACGAGGCGCAGCACGGCGCCATCGCGGTGACCGCGGTGATCCTGCTGGTCGCCGCGTGCAGCCTCGCGGTCTCGGTCGCGGGCGGCGTGCTCGAGCGCAAGCGCCCGTTCACCCTGCTGCGCCTGACCGGCACACCGGTCTCAGCCCTCTACAAGGTCGCCCTGATCGAGTCGGCCGTGCCGCTGCTCGGCGCCGCGGTCCTCGCCGGCGCGGCCGGCCTGCTGGTCGCCATGCGGGTGGTGCGCCAGCTCGGGGCCACCGGAACGTCCATCGCGCTGCCGGATCTGACGTACGCGCTGGCCGTCGGCGGCGGCCTGGTGTTCTCGCTCGCCCTGGTCTGCGCGAGCCTGCCGCTGCTGCGCCACGTCACCGATCCGGACTCCGTCCGGTTCGAGTGAGGGTCGCGAGCGGGTGGAACGGGCAGTTGCGCAGTAGCACCTGGTCGGGGGCGGTGCGTTCGGGTTCGAAGCCGAACTCCTCGAGGCTGCACGCGGCCAGGCTCAGCGCGCGTTCTGTGCCGAGGCGCCCGGGGCGGTGACCGCGGCGGCAAGGATTTCGGCGAGCAGTTCGTGCCGGCGTTCGGGGATGGAGTCGCGGATCGCGTCGGGGGCGGGTTCGTAGAGCTTGGGGGCGCGCCCGACCTTGCGTGCCCGGTCGGGCGCGTCGAAGCGGGTGCGCAGCAGGCCGACGTCCACGAGCTTGTCGAGGTGGAAAGCGGCCCGAAGGAGGCACCGTGAGCATCCCTCAGCCCGACGCCAAACACCCGGTCTCGGCCGCACTGGCCGGGCCCTACGGCCACCCGATCCATCCGCTGCTGGTGACGGTGCCGATCGGCGCCTGGGTGGCCAGCCTGGTGTTCGACATCGGCTCGCACCTCGCCGGCGACCCCGGCGCCCTCGCAGCAGCCTGCGTGGGGTTCCTGGACCTGTTCGCCATCCCGGTCGGCACCCGCGCCTTCCGCACGGCACTGATCCACATGAGCCTGAACCTGGCGGTCACCGCCGCCTATGCGGGCGGATTCGCCTGGCGGCACGGCGGATACGGCCACGACCTCGCTGTCTCCGGCGGGCAGTTCGCGCTCTCCGCGGCGAGCCTGGCCGTGCTCGGCGTCTCCGGGTTCCTCGGCGGCAAGCTCACCTACCGCTACGGCGTGCGGGTGGCCGACGAGGGGACCCAGCGCGAAGGGTTCTGACCCACGTTCCGACCCACCCGCATGACACACCACGACGCAACACGACGAAGGAGCCATAGATGAAAGTCGCAGCCCTGATCACCTGGCTGATCACCGCGCTCGGCGGGTTCTACCTGCTGGGCACCTGGATCGCCCGCGGCGCCCTGCGCTCGCCCGGCGCCTCGCGCCTGCCCCGGCCGGTGATCTTCGGTCACTTCCTGCTCGCCGCGACCGGCCTGGTGGTGTGGATCGTCTAGGTCGCGACCGGCAAGAACGCGCTGGCCTGGACCGCGTTCGGCCTGCTGCTGCCGACCGCGCTGCTCGGCCTGGCCATGTTCTTCCGCTGGCTCCCGCACGCCCGCTCCCGCGCCGCCGTCCCGGCCGCAGGCGGCGCGTCCGGGGCCGGCGCGGCCCCGGTCGACCTCGCCGAGAAGCACTTCCCGCTGGCGGTCGTGCTCGCCCACGGCGCCTTCGCCGTCACCACCGTCATCCTCGTCCTGATCGCCGCGATC
This genomic window from Actinospica robiniae DSM 44927 contains:
- a CDS encoding DUF2231 domain-containing protein, encoding MSIPQPDAKHPVSAALAGPYGHPIHPLLVTVPIGAWVASLVFDIGSHLAGDPGALAAACVGFLDLFAIPVGTRAFRTALIHMSLNLAVTAAYAGGFAWRHGGYGHDLAVSGGQFALSAASLAVLGVSGFLGGKLTYRYGVRVADEGTQREGF
- a CDS encoding FtsX-like permease family protein, encoding MTAILRLGLRLTLDAGREALVRLVVVAAAVAVGVTVLLCVAADFHAYSTTTGRACWECTTGTSPSKVSPDGSAELWNYSTDDYQGRTIERLDVAVLGAGAPVLPGLTRMPSAGQYYASPAMRRLLDSVPAQELGNRYPGTFAGLIGDAALSSPDELVVVVGEPQPTIGAQDSTTAVTAIAHGSSVNVTAFGYRFGFGLVALALFVPLLVLIGVATRLAAARRETRYAAMRLVGATNGQIGVIASMETFAGAMAGALLGVAGFLVLRSTLARAAVTGLSYFPAVVTPTGWGYSAAVVGVPVCAALGAVWSLRRVRIDPLGVTRRGTPRPPRIWGPILLLLGLAVFIAVPGNSNTFPLTFLGMALMMVGLVVGGSWLTVRLGALVARTTSGPSTLLATRRLSDDPRAAARAVSGLVLAVFLGTAIAAIVPPLISTQNHVGGGTLSGVLRAGFSSQSTPGLSPQAGSELLAELGGYPGAKVLPLYVVPRADARSLPPGVKLPPGATITGGSGVACGGGGGCATSLSALSCAQLSALPALGSCPVGAVDVEGDFAKVLLEDNMLSISQDLPVVTAHSTSGTYPLSTLRLGTVLVQTTDPATMERVRTLLTPYSRQVGASTPVTFGEVAGSRAVLYNEAQHGAIAVTAVILLVAACSLAVSVAGGVLERKRPFTLLRLTGTPVSALYKVALIESAVPLLGAAVLAGAAGLLVAMRVVRQLGATGTSIALPDLTYALAVGGGLVFSLALVCASLPLLRHVTDPDSVRFE